DNA from Nitriliruptor alkaliphilus DSM 45188:
CACCGGTCGCCGGCGATCACCAGGTGGTCGAGGAGGTCGACCCCAACCAGTTCGCCTGCGCGGACCAACCGGCGGGTGAGGAGCTCGTCATCACGCGACGGCTCGGCGTCGCCGGAGGGGTGNNNNNNNNNNNNNNNNNNNNNNNNNNNNNNNNNNNNNNNNNNNNNNNNNNNNNNNNNNNNNNNNNNNNNNNNNNNNNNNNNNNNNNNNNNNNNNNNNTCGCGGTCGAGACCGGCCAGCTCGGGCATCAGTACCTGTGCAGCCGCTTCGGGTGCGGTCACCTCGGTCCTGTTGGTCGCTGCGTCTGGTCGGAACCAGCGCCCTTGCCGCCCCTCGCTGGGGATCGTCTCGATGGTGCCGGTGGATGTTCCGTTGCTCGTCACGGTTCGCATCACGTCGCTCCTTGCCAAC
Protein-coding regions in this window:
- a CDS encoding JAB domain-containing protein, whose protein sequence is HPSGDAEPSRDDELLTRRLVRAGELVGVDLLDHLVIAGDRWVSLARRGHI